The genomic window TAGCCATTGGTAAAACGCTGGTATCGAGCGCGCTTATCGACAAGATTTGTGCCTTCCACGGTAAAAAATTGCTCGAAGTGCCTGTGGGCTTTAAGTGGTTTGTCGATGGTTTAGCCGAAGCCACAATCGCCTTTGGCGGTGAAGAGAGTGCGGGAGCGGCATTCCTACGTCGTGATGGCAGTACTTGGTGCACCGATAAGGACGGTTTTATTCTGGTGCTTTTGGCCGCAGAAATGCTCGCGGTCACGGGGAAAACCCCGGGGCAACGTCATCAGGAATTAGTCGCCCAATTTGGCCAAAGTTATTATAAGCGTATTGATAGCCCGATTAGCCTTGAAAATAAAGCCAAATTTGCCAAACTCAATGCCGATACCTTAAACGCAACTGAACTTGCGGGTGAGAAGATTGTAGCTGTGTTAACCCATGCACCGGGCAACAATGCATCGATTGGGGGCATTAAAGTGACGACGGCCAACGGTTGGTTTGCCGCGCGTCCATCGGGTACCGAAGCCTTATTTAAGATCTACGGTGAAAGCTTTATTAGCGAGCAGCATTTAGCTGAGATCATTAAGGATGCGCAGGCATTAATTGATAAGGCGCTAAACGCTTAAGTGGGTTTTTCAGAGATAAAAGTGAGCTTTTGAGAGATAAAAAAACGCACCCATGTTAAGCCGTGAGTGCGTTTTTTATTTTATGCCGTTTTAAGCTGAAATCGCTATGGCTTAAACTAAATCGCTAAGATTAGTACTCGATATGGCAACTGGGTAAGTTGTTCTTATCAATATAATTTTGATGGTATTCCTCCGCCACATGGAATTGCTGTAGTGGCACTATCTCAGTCACTATATGGCGCAGTCCCCAACGGCCAGAACGGGCAAAGGCAAGTTTGGATGCCTCGGCAATGGCTTTTTGTTCACGGTCGTGGAAGAAAATGGTACTGCGATACTGAGTACCAATATCGCCGCCTTGCATGTTCAGGCTAGTGGGGTTGTGGTTTTTCCAAAACACCTCGAGTAAGTCTTCATAGCTGACAACAGCGGGATCAAATTCCACTTGCACGACTTCGGCATGGCCCGTGTTGCCTTTTTTTACTTCTTCATAGGTGGTAGCAGCGTTATTGCCGCCCATATATCCGCAGGTGGCATTCAATACGCCGTTTACTTGCCTAAAAAAATACTCTACGCCCCAGAAACACCCGGCACCAAAGGTTGCTAACGCCATAATTAAATCCAATAGAAGTCTAGATGGCTAAGGATTGTGATTAATCTCCTGCCTAAAAGCAAGTATCGAAATGAAAATTTATCCCATACTGAACGCTGCCACCGATCCGCTGAGCTTTTGTTATCAACTTAGTTAGCTAAGTTTTTTACTTCAAAATTCAGTTGTATGACCAGAATGACCGAGATACGCCCTAAAAACTTGTGTTAGTATTGATGCGCTTTTAAAGGTGAGTACTGCCAATGGCCGTCATGCACGGTTTTGTTGCACTTGATACTGAGTTTTATTGAACTGAATACTGACCTTTAGCACACCATTATAAGGAGAATTCTGTGTTACAAGCTCTGTTAGATTCAAAGGATTTTTTAGCCTTGACCCTCGCCAATCCCGAGTGCCTCGGCGATGAATTCAGCTTTACACTGGGGGATCATACCCGAGTGGAAGTATGGGACACGGGGGTGATTGTCTTTGAGCCTGCCCAAAGCGAAGGTAAAGATATTATCCTCTCCTGCGGTGTCCATGGTAATGAAACCGCCCCGATTGAACTCTGTAATACCTTAATCAAACAGCTTCTCCAGCAAAAAATCATCGCTAAGCAGCGCACGCTATTTCTTATCGGCAACCCATTAGCCATCAACAACGGCACCCGAATTATTGACGAGAACATGAATCGCCTCTTTAGCGGCGAACATTCCAATCCACCGGGCTTAGTCAATCCAGAACGGGTGCGGGCGAAAAAGCTTGAAGCCTATGTGGACAGATTTTTTACCGCAGTGGCAGAAGGTCGGCATCGTATTCACTACGACTTACACACGGCGATGCGCGCTTCAAAGCATGAAAAGTTTGCCATTTATCCCTATCGTCCGGGCCGCGCCTTTAGCGGCGAGCAAATCATGTTTTTAGCGGCAAGTGGCGTGGATACTGTGCTGTTTCACCATGAACCCACCACGACCTTTAGCTATTTTTCTTCGGAGCAGTACGGCGCCGACGCTTTTACCATTGAGTTAGGCAAGGTCTATCCCATGGGACAAAACGATATGACGCGTTTTATTGCCGCCCAAGAGATGTTTATGCGCTTGATCACTGCTAAGCCGTTGGAGCTGGATGTATTTGATGCCGATAAAGTTAACTTGTATCAAGTGTGCCGCGTCATCAATAAACATTTCGATGATTTTGAATTTACCTTCGCCACCGATGTCGAAAATTTCAGATCTTTCCCTAGGGGCTTTGTGCTAGCGCGGGAAGGTGGGCAAGAAATCAAAGTAGAACAAGAATTTGAAGCCAT from Shewanella putrefaciens includes these protein-coding regions:
- the msrA gene encoding peptide-methionine (S)-S-oxide reductase MsrA; protein product: MALATFGAGCFWGVEYFFRQVNGVLNATCGYMGGNNAATTYEEVKKGNTGHAEVVQVEFDPAVVSYEDLLEVFWKNHNPTSLNMQGGDIGTQYRSTIFFHDREQKAIAEASKLAFARSGRWGLRHIVTEIVPLQQFHVAEEYHQNYIDKNNLPSCHIEY
- the astE gene encoding succinylglutamate desuccinylase, with protein sequence MLQALLDSKDFLALTLANPECLGDEFSFTLGDHTRVEVWDTGVIVFEPAQSEGKDIILSCGVHGNETAPIELCNTLIKQLLQQKIIAKQRTLFLIGNPLAINNGTRIIDENMNRLFSGEHSNPPGLVNPERVRAKKLEAYVDRFFTAVAEGRHRIHYDLHTAMRASKHEKFAIYPYRPGRAFSGEQIMFLAASGVDTVLFHHEPTTTFSYFSSEQYGADAFTIELGKVYPMGQNDMTRFIAAQEMFMRLITAKPLELDVFDADKVNLYQVCRVINKHFDDFEFTFATDVENFRSFPRGFVLAREGGQEIKVEQEFEAIVFPNAKVPIGNRTVICLIPAVNPNVR